In the genome of Devosia rhizoryzae, the window GCCCGGCAATGCGAACGCCTGGGCGCCAGCGCGCAAAGCCGGACACGAGCGGCGCCACCGACTGGGACTGGCGATCGGCATCGACAACGAAGATCACCGGCAGCCCAAGCGCTTCGGCAAGATCGGCGGTCGAGCCCTGGCCATTGGCACTGGCGTCGAAAAGGCCCATCACCCCTTCCACCAAGAGAAGGTCCGCTCCCGTTGCCTGTTGCGCGGCAAGCGCTCGAAGCTGCTGCGGTCGCATGGCCCAAGGATCGAGATTGACCGCCTCGCGCCCGGCGGCCTGGCCGAGAAAGGCGGGGTCGATGTAGTCGGGTCCCGTCTTGGCCGGGGCAACGACTTGGCCCCGCCGGCGCAAGGCAGCGAGCAGGCCGAGCGTAACGAGGGTCTTCCCGGAGCCCGACCGCGGGGCGGCAATGACGAGACCCTTGGGTGCGACGGCATTCATCGTGTCGTGCCCCCTTGAGCCGCAAGGAGGTCGCGGGCACAGTCGGGCCCGGAGGTCGCGCGATGAAAATCTTGATCCTGGGTGGCACGGCGGAAGCGCGGCAGCTTGCCAACCAGCTGATGCAAGCGGGCCATGAGGTGATCACCTCGCTTGCCGGCCGCACGCAGGATCCGACCCTGCCCAAGGGCGGCATCCGCATGGGCGGATTTGGCGGCGTGCCGGGGCTTAGCGCTTATCTTCGTGCCGCCCATATCGAGCTTCTGGTGGATGCAACCCATCCCTATGCCGGCCTCATCTCGGTCAATGCCGTTGCCGCGGCCGAAACGAGCGGCATAACGCTGATCCGGCTCATGCGACCACCGTGGACGCCCGAGGCCGGAGAGGATTGGATCATTCTCGATTCTGCGCAAGCCGCGGCCGACGCCTTGCCCAGCGACGCGCGCGTGCTGCTGACCACCGGTCATGCCGGGCTTTCCACCTATCTCGAGCGCTATGACTGCCAGTTCTTTGTGCGGCTGATCGAGACGCCCGACTTCGCCCTGCCGCGACACGCCGAGCTCTTGCAGATGCGGCCGCCCTATACGCTGGCAA includes:
- a CDS encoding cobalt-precorrin-6A reductase, with amino-acid sequence MKILILGGTAEARQLANQLMQAGHEVITSLAGRTQDPTLPKGGIRMGGFGGVPGLSAYLRAAHIELLVDATHPYAGLISVNAVAAAETSGITLIRLMRPPWTPEAGEDWIILDSAQAAADALPSDARVLLTTGHAGLSTYLERYDCQFFVRLIETPDFALPRHAELLQMRPPYTLASELALMRRHEISHLISKNSGGGQTSAKLEAARQLGVKVFMLARPIYGPAREVDSVEAALAAIGN